A region of Argentina anserina chromosome 5, drPotAnse1.1, whole genome shotgun sequence DNA encodes the following proteins:
- the LOC126794190 gene encoding uncharacterized protein LOC126794190, producing the protein MAVASALVEILSRPTFVEVLGELVKFITPLWIAVIVGVCVGWAWRPKWVAVVGRELLDSSSRKDSASSSSSSSSPPAASTCGISIPSLSLNLSSLLPNYIPWAADDGSQDQALALPPTTNTDCSSSQIENDESCNVSDDDLRHICQLVEEKDGGPAWIHMMNKSTPTMGYQAWRRDPQTGPPQYRSRTVFEDASPETVRDFFWDDEFRAKWDDMLLEASTLEECPTTGTMLVHWVRKFPFFCSDRDYMIGRRIWESGRSYYCVTKGVPSSAVPRREKPRRVDLYYSSWCIRAVESKRGDGQLTACEVLLFHHEDMGIPWEIAKLGVRQGMWGAVKKIEPGLRLYQKERAAKAPLSRCAKMAQINTKVSADYLRLVENSSKDSMEVENSDPPEKPVGRNIPKALVVGGAIVLACSLDRGLLTKAVIFGVARRFAKIGRRL; encoded by the exons ATGGCTGTTGCGTCGGCTTTGGTGGAGATTCTGAGCAGACCCACGTTTGTAGAAGTGCTGGGGGAGCTTGTCAAGTTCATCACTCCTCTATGGATTGCTGTGATTGTTGGGGTTTGTGTTGGCTGGGCGTGGCGGCCCAAATGGGTCGCCGTGGTTGGTCGAGAATTGTTGGATAGCTCCTCACGAAAGGactctgcttcttcttcctcttcttcttcatcgccACCAGCAGCATCCACGTGTGGGATTTCGATTCCgagtttgagtttgaatttgagttcgTTGCTGCCAAATTACATTCCTTGGGCAGCTGACGACGGCAGTCAGGACCAGGCTCTAGCTTTGCCACCTACCACCAATACTGATTGCAG TTCCTCACAGATTGAAAATGATGAATCTTGTAATGTCTCTGATGACGATTTACGCCACATATGTCAGCTGGTTGAGGAGAAAGATGGGGGTCCTGCTTGGATTCATATGATGAATAAGTCAACTCCAACTATGGGCTACCAAGCTTGGCGTAGAGATCCTCAG ACTGGACCTCCACAGTACCGGAGTAGGACTGTGTTTGAAGATGCATCACCTGAGACGGTGAGGGATTTTTTTTGGGATGATGAATTTCGGGCAAAGTGGGATGACATGCTTCTCGAGGCTTCTACTTTGGAGGAATGCCCAACTACTGGAACCATGCTAGTGCACTGGGTCCGCAAG TTTCCATTCTTTTGTAGCGACAGAGATTACATGATAGGTCGTCGCATTTGGGAATCAGGGCGATCGTACTACTGTGTTACTAAG GGAGTGCCCTCCTCTGCTGTGCCAAGGCGTGAAAAACCTAGACGCGTTGATTTGTACTATTCAAGTTGGTGCATTCGTGCAG TTGAATCAAAAAGAGGGGACGGCCAGcttactgcatgtgaggttcTGCTGTTTCACCATGAAGATATGGGTATTCCTTGGGAGATTGCGAAACTTGGTGTTCGTCAGGGTATGTGGGGAGCTGTTAAAAAGATTGAACCAGGCCTACGTTTATATCAGAAAGAGAGAGCCGCTAAAGCCCCACTTTCGCGGTGTGCTAAAATGGCTCAGATCAACACGAAAGTCAGTGCAGATTACCTGAGATTGGTGGAAAACAGCTCCAAGGATTCCATGGAGGTTGAAAATTCAGATCCACCTGAGAAACCAGTTGGGAGAAACATACCTAAAGCTCTAGTTGTCGGAGGGGCAATAGTTCTTGCTTGCAGTCTTGATCGAGGGCTCTTGACTAAGGCAGTTATATTCGGAGTAGCCCGAAGATTTGCCAAAATTGGGAGGAGGTTGTGA